The window CCAGGTTGCCGCGGCGCTAAGGTAGAGTGCCGGCGGTGCGAAGATGGACCGAACGGTGACTCGTGCGCTTGCCGATTCGCTGAGCGAAAAACTTCGTGAGAGCGTTCTCACTGGTCGTCTGCACCCCCAAAAAACTTGTTGCCCTCGACGAAGTGCGCCTTCTCAACCCAACCGCACGCGCAGTGCTGGAAAGGGCTCGACTTGAGCGCCTGAATCAGAACCCAGTGGAGTATCCGGAGAGGCTCAGCCGCAGCGTCACTAACATGTTCACCTGTCCTCAGTGTGGAGCTCGTGAGTGCTACGCTAAATTTCGCACCACCGACTTTGTGAAGTGGCAGGGCGACGATGAcacgccgacgctgctgcggtggtgtaGGTGCTCCATGTCCTTCCGTCAATGAGTGCGAGAAGAGCGACGGCAATGAGCACGCAGTGCCCACGGCTCCTGCATCTACCGGTGTGCACATCTACGTATGCATGTTTGTGTGAAGCACTTCTGCTAGAACTTCTTCTGGTCCCTGTATGCGTCCGCCTACGAACCGCCAGCGAGCAACGTGTGAtggcagcggggggagggaagagggaacaTAGAGGGACAttcgccttttctcttcctctccgaTGTTGCACCacggtgcgtgcgtgcatcgCCGCTCATCTCGAGGCGGAGAGTCGAACGGGGAGGCCTAGGCGAGTAATTCACCGAAAGCAAAGTAAGCAAACGCCTCTCGACTTCAGCAGGATGTCGAGCACGCTGGCACAGCGGCTGCCatcttcctcttctgtgtCTTGCaaggagaaagagcagaATCGTGGTGATGGGGCAACTTCATGAGGCGGCCTACATTTTGGGCGCACACATTGACCCTCAGGCGAAACGCTCGCTGTGCTGTTCTCTTCTTGCGCATCGTCCAGctgctcaccttctctttgcttcttgTCGATGTGTCTCTCGCGCAGCTGACGGCGCTCCCCTCAAGGCGTGAGGGCTGCTCGGTGCTCATACAGTGTCCTCGTGGTCCTCAAGAGTGCCTTCTTCTGTGCtccgcagcagtcgcaggGACGCccatagagagagggaaagaaaaaagcgagAAGCGCGAGTGCGCCTCCTTTTCACTTGGTGAGTTTGTTCATTATAGCAGCGAAGCACACCGTACTTCCTTCGCAGCCAGAGCTCTGGGTTGTTTGCGCGCCATTACATGGGTAGTGAGTCGTAGTATCCCTTTACTTCCTCTGGCACGTACACATAGACACATATGCGCATTAGGGCGCAGCCGCTCTCGTTGCCCCCTTGATCCGCCCAGCCACAGTCATTCCTCGGAACACCGCAGCTTCCAAGTCGATCCGCTCACTTGGCGCATTCGCTGTCACAACATATTTCTGCCCCCTTTTGTCTAgtgtctctcctcctgttgTGCAATACTATTGCTGTCCTTCATTGGATCGCTCGTCACGGCATCTACGCAGCAAGCCCCGCGTGATCATGTCGGAATTCGTCCAGCCACCTGCACCATCCGAGGCGCGGCCGCCGAGTCCTCCGCGTCTGCCGGATGCACCGATGGATTctgcgtcgccatcgccagTATCGCAAGAAATACAGAACGCATCTGCCTCCTCGGTGGCGAAGCGCCCGCGCGTCTCTGAACCTATTACGCACTTTCTgaccccctcttctctcagTGGCTTCAGCCATAGCAACAGCACTGTGTCGCCCTCAACTGCGGctttggcggcggtggaaaGCGGCGGTGACCTCGATGCCGATACCGAATCAGCCTCGCCGAAGCAAGCGAGGGTGGAAAGCGTGTCTACCACCCCGAGGTCTCCGTACAGCAACCTGCCGCGCAAAATCCCCCGCAAGACACCCGCCGTCACCCCCACCTCGTCCGTTGCAACACCCACGCTTGTCACGCCCCCTATTGCCTCCcccgcatctcctccacacatATCGGCATCTAGCCCGTCACCCACTGCAAAGAGGGCCACGCTGCATCAGCGGTGGGCAACGTTGCTGCATGATGCGCTCATGAAGGAGAGACAGTCGCAAGAATCCGAAGGGGTGCTGGAGCTGTGCATGCGTATCGTGGAGGCGATTCCAGGCGATACGGAGCAAATCAAAGACACGTTTCAAACGCTGCTGTTCAGCATCAAGGACTCCAAGAACGGCGAGCTGCGGCGGAAAGTTGTGGAGGGAGAACTACTGGTGGAGCGCCTCGTCACGATGGATGACCGTGAGTTGGCCAAtccggagctgcgcaagcagATCGAAGAAAAGATGGAGGAGCGCTCCAAAGACACAAACCTCAGCGAGATTCGGAAGGCAATGCGGACGAGCAACTCGACACTCTTCAAATGCCACGTCTGCGGCGCCCGAGACTCCTCCtgggagcagcggcagacgcgcTCGGGCGATGAGCCGATGACGGTGATCATCACGTGCAACAAGTGCAGCACACAGTGGCGCAAGTATTAATTCACAGCTAAAGAAGGGCATCCGGCTGGCTCACATGAGGTGCGCCGAGGTGACGACCTTCGCTTTCTGCCTCCCTCAGAGTTTTATTCCTTCTCTCGCATGGAGACTTGCTAGCCGGCGGACCCCAAGCGAGCAGCGTTCAGTGCAGCACCTGAGCGTTATCCTCGTATGCACGTAACTTTGTTGCCCGCCAAAGGTGTGACCCTCAGTCTGCAGTCTCCTCGTCTTTTCGTAGCTCTCACCTGCATTGTGACTGCCCTTATGTCGTCGTCGTTTGACGGTATTGC is drawn from Leishmania panamensis strain MHOM/PA/94/PSC-1 chromosome 24 sequence and contains these coding sequences:
- a CDS encoding transcription elongation factor, putative (TriTrypDB/GeneDB-style sysID: LpmP.24.0200) produces the protein MSEFVQPPAPSEARPPSPPRLPDAPMDSASPSPVSQEIQNASASSVAKRPRVSEPITHFLTPSSLSGFSHSNSTVSPSTAALAAVESGGDLDADTESASPKQARVESVSTTPRSPYSNLPRKIPRKTPAVTPTSSVATPTLVTPPIASPASPPHISASSPSPTAKRATLHQRWATLLHDALMKERQSQESEGVLELCMRIVEAIPGDTEQIKDTFQTLLFSIKDSKNGELRRKVVEGELLVERLVTMDDRELANPELRKQIEEKMEERSKDTNLSEIRKAMRTSNSTLFKCHVCGARDSSWEQRQTRSGDEPMTVIITCNKCSTQWRKY